From SAR202 cluster bacterium, the proteins below share one genomic window:
- the leuD gene encoding 3-isopropylmalate dehydratase small subunit, which produces MQPFTKVTSVVAPLDRVDVDTDQIIPKQFLKRIERTGFGQYMFFDWRFKEDGKTPNPDFELNRPAYRGANILVTGRNFGCGSSREHAPWALLDYGFRAIIAPSFADIFFNNCFQNGILPIVLPEPTVKKIMDKAAKKPGYRLNIDLAAQRVWDDEEDVVVQFNVDPFRKHCLLNGLDDIGLTLQYEDKIAAYEAKRQ; this is translated from the coding sequence ATGCAACCGTTTACAAAAGTGACTTCCGTCGTTGCGCCGCTGGACAGGGTGGACGTGGACACGGACCAGATTATCCCCAAGCAGTTCCTGAAGCGCATTGAGCGGACGGGCTTCGGACAGTACATGTTCTTCGACTGGCGGTTCAAGGAAGACGGGAAGACCCCAAATCCGGACTTTGAGCTGAACCGGCCGGCGTACAGGGGCGCGAACATTCTCGTTACCGGGCGCAACTTCGGGTGCGGCTCCTCCCGCGAGCACGCGCCCTGGGCGCTGCTGGACTACGGCTTCAGGGCGATCATCGCGCCGAGCTTCGCGGACATCTTCTTCAACAACTGCTTCCAGAACGGCATCCTGCCCATCGTGCTGCCGGAGCCGACGGTGAAGAAGATCATGGACAAGGCCGCGAAGAAGCCGGGCTACAGGTTGAACATCGACCTCGCCGCCCAGCGCGTGTGGGACGACGAGGAGGACGTTGTTGTGCAGTTCAACGTGGACCCCTTCCGGAAGCACTGCCTGCTAAACGGGCTGGACGACATCGGCCTGACGCTGCAGTACGAGGACAAGATTGCGGCGTACGAGGCGAAGCGGCAGTGA
- a CDS encoding type II toxin-antitoxin system MqsA family antitoxin: MKCIICKHGELNPGNTSILLTRDSLTLVVKNVPALLCSTCGEEYVDGAIAGRLLETAEEAVKLGVQVDVRNYVAA, translated from the coding sequence ATGAAATGCATCATTTGCAAACATGGAGAGCTTAACCCGGGTAACACGAGCATCCTGCTGACACGGGATTCGCTGACTTTAGTTGTCAAGAATGTTCCTGCACTTCTGTGCTCAACATGCGGAGAAGAATATGTTGACGGAGCCATTGCAGGCCGCCTGCTCGAAACAGCGGAGGAAGCCGTTAAATTAGGCGTGCAGGTGGATGTTCGCAACTACGTAGCGGCGTAG
- a CDS encoding DUF4258 domain-containing protein: MDDEKVIFRFHALNRMFQRRIRKQNVYRVLGTGETIEDYPKSHPFPSRLVLGCIDFRPLHVVVGFDERLGLTYIVTAYEPDPSEWEPGFRRRHV, from the coding sequence TTGGACGACGAGAAGGTAATATTCAGGTTCCACGCGCTAAACAGGATGTTCCAGCGGCGCATACGAAAACAGAATGTTTATCGCGTCTTGGGAACTGGAGAGACCATAGAAGACTACCCAAAGTCTCACCCGTTCCCAAGCCGCCTTGTGCTGGGATGCATAGACTTTCGACCGCTGCACGTTGTTGTTGGATTCGATGAAAGACTTGGGCTAACTTATATAGTAACTGCCTATGAGCCTGATCCGAGTGAATGGGAACCCGGTTTTCGCAGGAGGCATGTATGA
- a CDS encoding DUF86 domain-containing protein encodes MDFTPLERLDIIANSLQRAKAFTAGMDRDAFRGDARTRYATVFSLETAAKVAEEVPREVRLRMQYVPWMEFDRIAHAVAVERYHETDPDSVWTLVTEVLPDLLTSVQRAIMLLQMEESHRPNVN; translated from the coding sequence ATGGACTTCACACCGCTTGAGCGGCTTGATATCATCGCGAACTCGCTGCAGAGGGCGAAGGCCTTCACGGCGGGAATGGACCGCGACGCGTTCCGCGGCGATGCGCGGACGCGGTACGCTACTGTCTTTTCGCTTGAGACCGCAGCGAAGGTGGCGGAAGAGGTCCCGCGCGAGGTGCGCCTCCGGATGCAGTACGTGCCGTGGATGGAATTCGACCGCATCGCCCACGCGGTGGCGGTGGAGCGCTACCACGAGACGGACCCGGACAGCGTGTGGACGCTTGTAACGGAGGTGCTGCCCGACCTCCTTACCTCCGTGCAGAGGGCAATCATGCTCTTGCAGATGGAGGAGTCCCACAGGCCGAATGTGAATTGA
- the leuC gene encoding 3-isopropylmalate dehydratase large subunit translates to MAPKTMFEKIWDSHVVHEEAGKPTMLYVDLHLVHEVTSPQAFDGLRAAGRKVRRPELTLATADHNTPTTPGRNRLPITDPIARQQLEALSRNCNEFGVPLYDMASQYQGIVHIVGPEQGLTQPGKIIVCGDSHTSTHGAFGALAFGIGTSEVEHVLATQTIRQSKPKTMEIRVNGPAPFGVTAKDIILSIIGKIGVSGGQGYAVEYTGQAIRDLSIEGRMTVCNMSIEGGARAGMVAPDEKTFAYLKGRPSSPKGKEWDAAVERWKALQTDPGAKFDRLVEIDAASLEPMVSWGTTPGMVAPVTGRVPSPASFSDNNDRRAAERALEYMGLAPETRVEDIAIDRVFLGSCTNARMEDLRIAADVIKGRKVSDRVYAMVVPGSTQVKKQAEAEGLDRIFKEAGFDWREAGCSMCLGMNPDTLKPGERCASTSNRNFEGRQGKGGRTHLVSPEMAAAAAIAGHFVDIREWKKNGV, encoded by the coding sequence ATGGCGCCAAAGACGATGTTCGAAAAGATCTGGGACTCCCACGTTGTGCACGAGGAGGCCGGGAAGCCAACCATGCTGTACGTGGACCTGCACCTCGTGCACGAGGTTACATCTCCTCAGGCCTTCGACGGCCTGCGCGCAGCCGGACGCAAGGTGCGCAGGCCCGAGCTCACGCTCGCGACGGCCGACCACAACACACCCACCACGCCGGGCAGGAATCGCCTCCCGATTACGGACCCCATCGCCAGGCAGCAGCTCGAGGCGCTCTCCCGCAACTGCAACGAGTTCGGCGTGCCGCTTTACGATATGGCCAGCCAGTACCAGGGCATCGTCCACATCGTAGGGCCGGAGCAGGGGCTGACGCAGCCGGGGAAGATCATCGTTTGCGGCGACAGCCACACCTCCACGCACGGCGCGTTCGGCGCGCTGGCGTTCGGCATCGGCACGTCAGAGGTTGAGCACGTCCTGGCGACCCAGACGATCCGCCAGAGCAAGCCGAAGACCATGGAGATCCGCGTCAACGGCCCGGCGCCTTTCGGCGTCACAGCCAAGGACATTATCCTGAGCATCATCGGCAAGATCGGCGTCAGCGGCGGGCAGGGCTACGCCGTGGAGTACACCGGCCAGGCGATCCGCGACCTCTCCATCGAGGGCCGTATGACCGTCTGTAACATGTCCATCGAGGGCGGCGCCCGCGCCGGCATGGTTGCTCCGGACGAGAAGACATTCGCATACCTCAAGGGCAGACCCAGCTCGCCGAAGGGCAAGGAATGGGACGCGGCTGTTGAGCGCTGGAAGGCGCTCCAGACAGACCCCGGCGCAAAGTTCGACAGGCTGGTCGAGATCGACGCCGCCTCGCTGGAGCCCATGGTCTCGTGGGGCACCACGCCCGGCATGGTTGCGCCGGTGACCGGCAGGGTGCCGAGCCCTGCATCGTTCTCGGATAACAACGACCGCCGGGCCGCCGAGCGCGCACTGGAGTACATGGGGCTGGCGCCGGAGACGCGCGTGGAGGACATCGCCATCGACCGCGTGTTCCTTGGCTCCTGCACAAACGCCCGTATGGAGGACCTGCGAATCGCGGCGGATGTCATCAAGGGCCGCAAGGTCAGCGACAGGGTCTATGCGATGGTCGTTCCCGGCTCCACGCAGGTCAAAAAGCAGGCCGAGGCCGAAGGGCTGGACCGCATCTTCAAGGAAGCCGGCTTCGACTGGCGGGAGGCCGGGTGCTCGATGTGCCTGGGCATGAACCCGGACACCCTGAAGCCCGGCGAGCGCTGCGCCTCCACCTCCAACCGCAACTTCGAGGGTCGCCAGGGCAAGGGCGGACGCACGCACCTGGTCAGCCCCGAGATGGCCGCCGCCGCCGCCATCGCCGGCCACTTCGTGGACATCCGTGAGTGGAAGAAGAACGGAGTTTAA
- a CDS encoding acetyl-CoA carboxylase carboxyl transferase subunit beta, translating to MQMPPTDTKNNKKKALKEPKKAKEAGKAKAPKVKEDKKAKKVKPPPGKAGPSRERCLICETLLAGNDFFAQYAVCPTCRFHYSMTARDRINMLADPDTFRETNRSVTSLDPLSFSSRVSYKERVFRDQKRTGLTEAAVTGSCTISGTPVVLIVLDFGFMGGSMGCVVGEKVALAFEHAVRKEMPVVAVVTSGGARIQEGVLSLMQMAKTSIAASQLNEKGIAFITVLANPSTGQVYASFANLADVIVAEPGAIVGVAPLRTIRKVTDHPLPMGSHTSEAHLEHGLVDTIADRTRLRDLTAALLDMLVSKYQLTAPEKAETPEAGHARPVAWDAVKLARHKERPTTYDYIGRIVTNFVELHGDRAHGDDPAVVAGIGDIGGQTVVIIGHERGRVGDPAERNGGRPSPDGYRKAQRAIAMARKFRVPLITLIDTPGSNASIESEEHGLGNAIATTMAQMAGLDAPSIAVIIGEGGSEAALALGVADRVLMLENAIYTVISPEDAASIIYRDEAKADEMAESLRLTAKHAKEMGIVDVVVPEPVAGAHTNPDETARELRRVLLRELAALHERADRKLVRERYKKYRKMGEYSSHFRSAVAREVSSLQGKVAGGVRRIARRSKKHEELDPSEWSAEAIEGYRQQLKAIEQATDGERQQ from the coding sequence ATGCAGATGCCGCCTACCGATACGAAGAACAACAAGAAGAAGGCGCTGAAAGAGCCGAAGAAGGCCAAAGAGGCCGGCAAGGCTAAGGCGCCGAAGGTTAAGGAAGACAAGAAGGCGAAGAAGGTCAAGCCGCCGCCGGGGAAGGCAGGGCCATCGCGGGAGCGATGCCTCATCTGCGAGACGCTGCTGGCGGGCAATGACTTCTTTGCCCAGTACGCCGTGTGCCCAACGTGCCGCTTCCACTACAGCATGACCGCGCGCGACCGCATCAACATGCTGGCGGACCCGGACACGTTCAGGGAGACCAACCGCTCCGTCACGTCGCTGGACCCGCTCTCCTTCTCGTCTCGCGTGTCGTACAAGGAGCGCGTCTTCCGCGACCAGAAGCGCACCGGCCTCACCGAGGCCGCCGTCACAGGATCGTGCACCATCAGCGGCACCCCCGTCGTCCTCATCGTCCTGGACTTCGGCTTCATGGGCGGCAGCATGGGCTGCGTCGTGGGTGAAAAAGTCGCGCTTGCCTTCGAGCACGCCGTCAGGAAGGAGATGCCCGTCGTCGCCGTCGTCACCAGCGGCGGCGCGCGCATACAGGAGGGCGTCCTCTCCCTCATGCAGATGGCCAAGACCAGCATCGCCGCCTCCCAGCTCAACGAGAAGGGCATCGCCTTCATCACCGTCCTCGCCAACCCGTCCACGGGCCAGGTCTACGCCAGCTTCGCCAACCTGGCCGACGTCATCGTCGCGGAGCCCGGCGCTATCGTCGGCGTCGCCCCCCTTCGCACGATCCGCAAGGTCACAGACCACCCGCTGCCGATGGGCTCCCACACGTCGGAGGCCCACCTGGAGCACGGCCTGGTGGACACGATCGCAGACCGCACCCGCCTGCGCGACCTCACCGCCGCGCTGCTGGACATGTTGGTCTCGAAGTACCAGCTCACAGCGCCGGAGAAGGCCGAGACGCCGGAGGCCGGCCACGCCCGCCCGGTCGCGTGGGACGCCGTGAAGCTGGCCCGCCACAAGGAGCGGCCGACGACGTACGACTACATCGGCCGCATTGTGACAAACTTCGTTGAGCTGCACGGCGACCGCGCCCACGGCGACGACCCGGCGGTGGTGGCGGGGATAGGGGACATCGGCGGGCAGACGGTAGTGATCATCGGCCACGAGCGGGGCAGGGTGGGAGACCCTGCCGAGCGCAACGGCGGCAGGCCGTCGCCGGACGGCTACCGCAAGGCGCAGCGCGCCATCGCAATGGCCCGGAAGTTCAGGGTGCCGCTCATCACGCTGATAGACACGCCGGGCAGCAACGCCAGCATTGAGTCCGAGGAGCACGGCCTGGGCAACGCCATCGCGACCACGATGGCGCAGATGGCGGGGCTGGACGCGCCGTCCATCGCGGTCATCATCGGCGAGGGCGGCAGCGAGGCCGCGCTGGCCCTGGGCGTGGCCGACCGCGTGCTGATGCTGGAGAACGCCATCTACACGGTGATTTCCCCTGAGGACGCTGCGAGCATCATCTACCGCGACGAGGCGAAGGCGGATGAGATGGCGGAGTCGCTGCGGCTCACGGCGAAGCACGCGAAGGAGATGGGGATAGTGGACGTGGTGGTGCCGGAGCCGGTGGCGGGCGCGCACACCAACCCGGATGAGACGGCGCGGGAGCTGCGGCGGGTGCTGCTTCGGGAGCTTGCAGCGCTGCACGAGAGGGCGGACAGGAAGCTGGTGCGCGAGCGCTACAAGAAGTACCGCAAGATGGGCGAGTACAGCTCGCACTTCCGCTCCGCCGTCGCGCGCGAGGTAAGCTCGCTCCAGGGCAAGGTGGCCGGCGGCGTGCGCCGCATCGCCCGCCGCTCAAAGAAGCACGAAGAGCTTGACCCCTCCGAGTGGTCCGCGGAGGCCATCGAAGGCTACCGCCAGCAGCTCAAGGCCATAGAGCAGGCGACGGACGGTGAGAGACAGCAGTAG